The following nucleotide sequence is from uncultured Draconibacterium sp..
TATTCTGCGGAAATGTAAAGAATGAGTTTAGACGATATCTGCATGAAAGAATAAACTGGAATCAAAGAATGATTGCAATTAAAGGTCCGCGTGGTGCGGGAAAGACCACTCTGATGTTGCAATATGTCAAATTTGATTTGGGATTACCGGAAACAGCTTTATATATAACTGCTGATCACACCTGGTTTTACAATCATACATTACTGGAGACCGCAAATGATTGGTATAAACAAGGAGGAAAACTTCTTGTTATTGATGAAGTTCACAAGTATAAAAACTGGTCAGTCGAATTAAAAAACATCTATGATGGTTACCTGAACTGAAAATAATTTTTTCAGCTTCCTCGGCTTTGGATATATTACCGTGGAGAAGCAGATTTAAGTAGAAGAGTTGTAAGTTACATGTTGGCAGGTTTATCATTTCGTGAGTATTTACAATTTTCTGATAAAGTCAATTTTGATCCAGTTACAATTGATGATATCTCTACGAATCACCGTAAT
It contains:
- a CDS encoding AAA family ATPase; this encodes MIAIKGPRGAGKTTLMLQYVKFDLGLPETALYITADHTWFYNHTLLETANDWYKQGGKLLVIDEVHKYKNWSVELKNIYDGYLN